A stretch of Apteryx mantelli isolate bAptMan1 chromosome 24, bAptMan1.hap1, whole genome shotgun sequence DNA encodes these proteins:
- the LOC136994165 gene encoding olfactory receptor 14J1-like: protein MAYDRYVAICRPLHYGTIMSSRACVKMAAAAWASGFLDALLHTANTFSIPLCQGNVVEQFFCEIPQILKLSCSDSYLREVGLVVVSLCLVFGCFIFIVLSYVQIFTAVLRIPSEQGRHKAFSMCLPHLAVVSLCVSTAMFAYLKPPSLSSPALDLLVAVLYAVVPPTVNPLIY, encoded by the coding sequence atggcctatgaccgctacgtggccatctgcagacccctgcactatgggaccatcatgagcagcagagcttgtgtcaaaatggcagcagctgcctgggccagtggttttctcgatgctctcctgcacactgctaacacattttccataccactctgccaaggcaatgttgtggagcagttcttctgtgaaattccccagatcctcaagctctcctgctcagactcctacctcagggaagttgggcttgttgtggttagtctttgtttagtctttgggtgtttcattttcattgtgctgtcctatgtgcagatcttcacagctgtgctgaggatcccctctgagcagggccggcacaaagccttctccatgtgcctccctcacctggccgtggtctccctgtgtgtcagcactgcaatgtttgcctacctgaagcccccttccctctcctccccagctttggatctcttggtggctgttctttatgcagtggtgcctccaacagtgaaccctctcatctac